Proteins from a genomic interval of Clostridium scatologenes:
- a CDS encoding serine-tRNA(Ala) deacylase AlaX produces the protein MTEKLYYKDAYITESEANVLNIIEEDGKVLVVLDETPFYPEGGGQPSDTGTIDGIKVSYVSEKGEIIYHHMDKAPENKKVKCSIDFERRFDHMQQHSGEHLLSGAIYKLYGGNNKGFHLGEEYVTVDIDIDPFTEDMVKKVEDEVNEYIYANRTFDTYIVTKDEVDKVPARKKINVDEDIRIVEAKDMDCCPCCGTHVKTTSEVGIVKILKAERYKGMTRIYIKCGKRAFKDFQVKHDIITSLNKVLSVDENGILDRVNKQFEEIENLKRESSRLKSTIAGIEVESIIKNAKSKLISIQFEDKNFEDIQLIGSILENKGYVVIFASLEDKKILFLNNTDIDLSCGKLFKEHIREFNGKGGGKDKRAQGTFDNKEDLTKFYELLSATVREKL, from the coding sequence TTGACAGAAAAACTATATTATAAGGATGCTTATATAACAGAGAGTGAAGCAAATGTTTTAAATATAATAGAAGAGGATGGAAAGGTACTTGTTGTACTAGATGAAACACCATTTTATCCAGAGGGGGGAGGACAGCCTTCAGATACTGGAACAATAGATGGAATAAAGGTAAGTTATGTTTCAGAAAAAGGTGAGATAATATATCACCATATGGATAAAGCACCAGAAAATAAGAAGGTAAAATGCTCAATAGATTTTGAAAGACGTTTTGACCATATGCAGCAGCATTCAGGGGAACATTTACTTTCAGGAGCTATTTATAAGCTTTATGGTGGAAACAATAAAGGGTTCCATTTAGGAGAAGAATATGTAACTGTAGATATAGATATAGATCCTTTTACTGAAGATATGGTTAAAAAGGTAGAAGATGAAGTAAATGAGTACATATATGCAAATAGAACCTTTGATACATATATAGTTACTAAGGATGAAGTGGATAAAGTGCCTGCAAGAAAAAAGATAAATGTAGATGAAGATATAAGAATAGTAGAAGCAAAAGATATGGACTGCTGCCCTTGCTGTGGTACACATGTTAAAACTACTAGTGAAGTAGGCATAGTAAAGATTTTAAAAGCTGAAAGATATAAAGGAATGACTAGAATCTATATTAAATGTGGAAAGAGAGCTTTTAAGGATTTTCAAGTAAAACATGATATTATAACAAGTTTAAATAAAGTTTTATCTGTAGATGAAAATGGAATATTGGATAGAGTTAATAAACAATTTGAAGAAATAGAGAATTTAAAAAGAGAATCCAGCAGATTAAAAAGTACTATAGCAGGAATTGAAGTAGAAAGTATAATTAAAAATGCAAAATCTAAACTTATATCTATACAATTTGAGGATAAGAACTTTGAAGATATACAATTAATAGGTTCTATACTTGAAAATAAAGGTTATGTAGTTATTTTTGCATCATTAGAAGACAAAAAAATATTATTCCTAAATAATACAGATATAGATTTAAGCTGTGGAAAATTATTTAAGGAACATATAAGAGAATTTAATGGAAAAGGCGGCGGAAAAGATAAGAGAGCTCAAGGAACTTTTGATAATAAAGAAGACCTTACTAAGTTCTATGAGTTATTATCTGCCACTGTAAGAGAAAAACTTTAA
- a CDS encoding potassium channel family protein: MNILKSIRDVKKINLLMLITVLYLGTILVFGIIYWKIANLSSGEFFVFQEDINTNIRINAFKRSMEIGTCSKDLKNAINNLIIAGEYKRQPVKILDGKELYNFDFNNSLGDAWANYYYLLVQEKGITHIKIKNVKEYDVVSKFKTYMVEISLYRLNDKNEDGNYQVYKGDSNRFKKIDTVKIWIENYPMIYDKFFNNENYFYPLNFYFINLMKNSISFLDDSPIVLKKIVNDKFKHSLWNFLYFSTVTITTLGYGDILPNSTLVRVLVMVETIFGVFIIGTFGSCLFWNSKK; this comes from the coding sequence ATGAATATACTTAAGTCTATAAGAGATGTAAAAAAAATTAATTTACTTATGCTCATAACAGTTCTGTATTTAGGAACAATATTAGTTTTTGGAATAATTTATTGGAAAATAGCTAATTTATCCTCAGGAGAATTTTTTGTATTTCAAGAGGATATAAATACAAACATTAGAATAAATGCTTTTAAAAGAAGTATGGAAATAGGTACATGCAGTAAAGATCTAAAAAATGCTATAAATAATTTAATAATAGCGGGAGAATATAAAAGACAGCCAGTAAAAATTTTAGATGGAAAAGAACTGTATAATTTTGATTTTAACAATTCATTAGGTGATGCGTGGGCTAATTACTACTATTTATTGGTTCAGGAAAAAGGAATTACTCATATAAAAATAAAAAATGTCAAGGAATATGATGTGGTTAGTAAATTTAAAACATACATGGTAGAAATTTCTTTGTATAGACTTAATGATAAAAATGAAGATGGTAATTATCAGGTGTACAAAGGTGATAGTAATAGATTTAAAAAGATTGATACAGTAAAAATATGGATAGAAAATTACCCTATGATTTATGATAAATTTTTTAATAATGAAAACTATTTTTATCCTCTAAATTTTTATTTTATAAATTTAATGAAAAATTCAATTTCATTTTTAGATGATAGTCCTATAGTGTTAAAGAAAATCGTAAATGATAAATTTAAACATTCCCTATGGAACTTCTTATATTTTAGCACGGTAACTATTACTACTTTAGGCTATGGTGATATTTTACCCAATTCTACTTTAGTGCGTGTACTTGTTATGGTTGAAACTATATTTGGTGTATTTATAATAGGGACCTTTGGGTCTTGTTTATTCTGGAACAGTAAAAAGTAA
- a CDS encoding transketolase family protein — MSMMKKATRQAFGDEILALGKKNKNIYVVDIDIGKSCKTGEFLKQLPNQHINVGIAEQNACGVAAGLATTGKTPFVSTYAVFGSLRMGEQIRQEVCYPNLNVKIACSHGGLTPANDGASHQCIEDMGVLRTFPNMTVVMGADYYSTRKLVQQAAEINGPVYLRFTRDAIPVIYDENEEFTIGKAKKLKDGKDIAIIANGDTVYLALEASKELEKEGISVKLLDMHTIKPLDREAVLECLNIGKIITVEDHNIINGLGSAVCEVAAEEGKGKVARIGVQDQFGQSAPYEKLMEINGITVADIVKKAKEMIK, encoded by the coding sequence ATGAGTATGATGAAAAAAGCAACAAGACAAGCTTTTGGAGATGAAATATTAGCATTAGGAAAAAAGAATAAAAACATATATGTTGTTGATATAGATATTGGAAAGTCATGTAAAACTGGAGAATTTTTAAAGCAGTTACCTAATCAACATATAAATGTTGGCATAGCTGAACAAAATGCTTGTGGAGTTGCAGCAGGACTTGCTACAACTGGAAAAACACCATTTGTAAGTACATATGCTGTATTTGGATCTTTAAGAATGGGTGAGCAGATAAGACAAGAGGTTTGCTATCCAAACCTAAATGTTAAAATTGCTTGTTCTCATGGTGGACTTACTCCTGCAAATGATGGTGCTAGCCATCAATGTATAGAAGATATGGGAGTTCTTAGAACTTTTCCAAATATGACAGTAGTTATGGGGGCGGATTATTATTCTACTAGAAAGTTAGTGCAGCAAGCAGCAGAAATTAATGGACCTGTATATCTTCGTTTTACAAGAGATGCTATTCCAGTAATATATGATGAAAATGAAGAATTTACAATAGGTAAAGCAAAAAAATTAAAAGATGGAAAAGATATAGCTATTATTGCTAATGGAGATACTGTATATTTAGCATTAGAGGCATCTAAAGAATTAGAAAAGGAAGGAATTTCCGTAAAGTTATTAGACATGCATACAATTAAACCTTTAGATAGAGAAGCAGTACTTGAATGCTTGAATATTGGAAAGATAATTACTGTTGAAGACCATAACATTATAAATGGTTTAGGAAGTGCAGTGTGTGAAGTAGCTGCTGAAGAAGGAAAAGGTAAAGTAGCAAGAATAGGAGTTCAAGATCAATTTGGACAATCTGCACCTTATGAAAAACTTATGGAAATTAATGGAATTACTGTAGCTGATATAGTAAAAAAAGCTAAGGAAATGATAAAGTAA
- a CDS encoding FadR/GntR family transcriptional regulator, with amino-acid sequence MSFNPVSSKKLYLQIYNQILSQIQLGIFKIGDKLPPERELCAQFNVSRAPVRQALSALELNGYIYSRQGEGVFVMSIQPNTGDNKSDTMLESVTPEEIVEARMNIEPIIAKFAAERATDEEIMNIQRIENKFEEEANEGIYNPETDEELHSEIAKASHNDLFIKFTNDINNVMREQKMWILLRDRTVTKPEYRNINVSEHKAIVKSIKSRNSEEAMKEMTKHMNNLYDRYWKE; translated from the coding sequence ATGAGCTTTAATCCAGTATCAAGCAAAAAATTATATCTTCAGATTTACAATCAGATTCTCTCACAAATTCAGCTGGGGATATTTAAGATAGGGGACAAATTACCACCAGAAAGGGAATTGTGTGCACAGTTTAATGTAAGTCGTGCACCTGTGAGGCAGGCTTTAAGTGCTTTGGAATTAAATGGATATATTTATTCCCGTCAAGGTGAAGGTGTTTTTGTTATGAGCATTCAGCCAAATACCGGAGACAATAAATCAGATACAATGCTGGAATCGGTGACTCCAGAAGAGATTGTTGAAGCAAGGATGAATATAGAACCTATAATTGCTAAATTTGCAGCGGAAAGGGCTACAGATGAGGAAATTATGAACATACAGAGGATTGAAAATAAGTTCGAAGAAGAAGCAAATGAAGGTATTTATAATCCAGAAACAGATGAAGAATTACATAGTGAAATAGCAAAGGCTTCTCATAATGATTTATTTATCAAATTTACAAATGATATAAATAACGTAATGAGAGAGCAGAAAATGTGGATTTTGCTTCGAGATAGAACTGTTACTAAACCAGAATATAGGAATATCAATGTAAGTGAGCATAAGGCCATTGTCAAATCTATTAAAAGTCGCAATAGTGAAGAAGCAATGAAGGAAATGACTAAACACATGAATAATTTGTATGATAGATATTGGAAAGAATAA
- a CDS encoding molybdenum cofactor guanylyltransferase: protein MKKIGTAVILCGGKSSRMGFDKSKIEIKGKYLLELTAEKLETVFDEVILVAEKKDKFKTLKYTVLEDLKKEYGPAGGIYTALKYANSKYVFFMACDMPIVNIEYINYMMKIAEEDNCQCVLPRNGKWVEPMYAFYSKDLIEEFEKGIDNNNLLLYNIIKNSNIHYIPEEVTRTYSKDLEMFVNLNYIKDLEVLKKLY from the coding sequence ATGAAGAAGATTGGAACTGCTGTTATACTTTGTGGGGGTAAAAGCAGTAGAATGGGTTTTGATAAGAGTAAGATAGAAATAAAAGGCAAATATTTATTGGAGCTTACCGCTGAAAAATTAGAAACTGTCTTTGATGAAGTGATACTAGTAGCTGAAAAAAAAGATAAATTTAAAACATTAAAATATACAGTATTAGAAGATTTAAAAAAAGAGTATGGTCCAGCAGGTGGTATATATACAGCATTGAAATATGCCAATTCTAAATATGTTTTCTTCATGGCTTGTGATATGCCTATAGTAAATATAGAATATATAAATTATATGATGAAAATAGCTGAAGAAGATAACTGCCAGTGTGTTCTCCCAAGAAACGGAAAATGGGTTGAACCAATGTATGCCTTTTATTCTAAAGATTTAATAGAAGAGTTTGAAAAGGGAATAGATAATAATAATCTACTTCTTTATAATATAATAAAAAACTCAAATATTCATTATATTCCAGAAGAGGTTACAAGAACGTATAGCAAGGATTTGGAGATGTTTGTGAATTTAAATTATATTAAGGATTTAGAGGTTTTAAAGAAGTTGTACTAA
- a CDS encoding MFS transporter: MDVKQIEASTVKKVTLRLIPFLFICFAIAIMDRVNIGFAALTMNSDLGFSSAVFGFGAGIFFIGYFIFEVPGSAMMTKWGARKWIARIMISWAFIAVAMAFIKTPIQFYIVRFFLGAMEASFYPCMVWYLSNFYQSKNHAKAIAGFMLAIPAANAIGSPIATVLLGVNVFGLAGWQSLFILEGIPCLILGIICLTYLDDKIEDVKWLTKEELTWLIDVTTEEKLHKEKVKHYTFVDALKDRDVLVMSFGYFCWMTGYYGINMFLPTITKGMAKSFNLSTMGLGWLVGGMYLCAMVVMYLVGNHSDKTNERRFHVFACLGISAIAMLISIYVAKTSVVGAFVALTISVCGAFGSYSPFWSIPPSFLTGAASAGAIALINSIGNLGGFFGPYVVGYIKDITGSFNASMIFLAVVLALGGIVIGFIVRVSGKVVVVNQGEKNKLG, encoded by the coding sequence ATGGATGTAAAACAAATTGAGGCTTCGACGGTGAAAAAAGTTACTTTAAGACTAATTCCATTTCTGTTCATATGTTTTGCAATAGCAATAATGGATAGGGTAAATATCGGATTTGCTGCATTGACAATGAATTCAGATCTTGGTTTTTCCAGTGCTGTTTTTGGATTTGGTGCTGGAATATTCTTCATCGGATACTTCATATTTGAGGTACCAGGAAGTGCAATGATGACTAAATGGGGAGCAAGAAAATGGATTGCAAGGATAATGATTTCCTGGGCATTTATTGCAGTAGCTATGGCTTTTATAAAAACTCCAATACAATTCTATATAGTTAGATTTTTTTTAGGAGCAATGGAAGCTAGTTTCTATCCATGTATGGTATGGTATTTAAGTAATTTTTATCAGAGTAAGAATCATGCCAAAGCTATAGCTGGATTCATGCTTGCAATACCAGCAGCTAATGCAATAGGTTCTCCAATTGCAACTGTACTATTAGGGGTAAATGTATTTGGACTAGCAGGATGGCAAAGTTTATTTATATTGGAAGGTATACCATGTTTGATTTTAGGTATAATTTGCTTAACTTATCTTGATGATAAAATTGAAGATGTAAAGTGGTTGACAAAAGAAGAATTAACTTGGCTTATAGATGTTACAACGGAAGAAAAACTTCATAAAGAAAAAGTAAAACATTATACGTTTGTTGATGCTTTAAAGGATAGAGATGTTTTGGTAATGTCTTTTGGTTATTTTTGCTGGATGACGGGTTACTATGGAATAAACATGTTTCTTCCAACTATCACTAAAGGAATGGCTAAATCATTCAATTTAAGTACTATGGGTTTAGGATGGCTTGTAGGAGGCATGTATCTTTGTGCTATGGTTGTTATGTATCTAGTTGGTAATCATTCTGATAAGACTAATGAAAGACGTTTTCATGTTTTTGCATGCTTAGGTATAAGTGCAATTGCGATGTTGATAAGTATTTATGTTGCAAAAACAAGTGTAGTAGGAGCTTTTGTGGCATTAACTATCTCTGTATGTGGAGCATTTGGTTCATATTCACCATTCTGGTCGATTCCACCTTCATTCTTAACTGGTGCTGCTTCAGCAGGTGCGATAGCTCTTATAAACAGTATAGGTAATCTTGGAGGATTCTTTGGACCTTACGTTGTTGGATATATCAAAGATATAACAGGTTCATTCAATGCAAGTATGATATTCCTTGCAGTTGTTTTAGCCTTAGGTGGTATTGTTATTGGATTTATAGTTAGGGTTTCGGGGAAAGTTGTAGTTGTTAATCAAGGAGAAAAAAACAAATTAGGATAA
- the fba gene encoding class II fructose-1,6-bisphosphate aldolase has product MALVTTKEMFEKAYKGKYAIGAFNVNNMEIVQGIVEGARAQKSPVILQVSKGALEYAGPKYLKAMVDAAVADVGIDIALHLDHGPDIDTIKICVENGFTSVMFDGSHYDYKENVRKTREVVEYAHAHGVVVEAELGVLAGVEDDVKSDMNIYTDPDQAVEFVNITGVDSLAIAIGTSHGAFKFPMDFKPELRFDILEEIQRKLPGFPIVLHGASAVDPDTIEICNKYGAKIAGAKGIPVDMLRKASLLAVCKINMDTDLRLAMTAGIRKVFAEKPSEIDPRKYLGEGRKLIRELVEKKIVDVLGSDNTL; this is encoded by the coding sequence ATGGCATTAGTTACTACAAAGGAAATGTTTGAAAAAGCTTACAAGGGTAAGTATGCTATAGGAGCTTTTAATGTTAATAATATGGAAATAGTGCAAGGAATTGTGGAAGGAGCAAGGGCACAAAAATCACCTGTGATTCTTCAGGTTTCAAAAGGAGCATTGGAATATGCAGGACCTAAATATTTGAAAGCTATGGTGGATGCTGCTGTAGCAGATGTGGGTATAGATATTGCTCTGCACCTAGACCACGGGCCAGATATAGATACAATCAAAATATGCGTAGAAAATGGATTTACATCTGTAATGTTTGATGGTTCTCATTATGATTATAAGGAAAATGTAAGGAAGACTAGAGAGGTTGTTGAATATGCTCATGCTCACGGTGTAGTTGTGGAAGCTGAACTGGGAGTACTTGCTGGGGTAGAGGATGATGTTAAGAGTGATATGAATATTTATACTGATCCTGACCAAGCTGTAGAATTTGTTAACATTACAGGAGTTGACTCACTAGCTATAGCTATAGGAACATCGCATGGAGCTTTCAAATTTCCAATGGACTTTAAGCCAGAATTGAGATTTGATATATTGGAAGAAATCCAAAGAAAATTACCAGGATTTCCAATAGTTCTTCATGGAGCTTCAGCTGTTGATCCAGATACAATTGAAATTTGCAATAAGTATGGTGCAAAAATAGCTGGTGCAAAGGGAATTCCTGTAGATATGTTAAGAAAAGCGTCTTTACTAGCTGTATGTAAAATTAATATGGATACAGATTTAAGGCTTGCAATGACTGCAGGTATAAGAAAAGTTTTTGCAGAAAAACCATCTGAAATAGATCCAAGAAAGTATTTGGGTGAAGGAAGAAAGCTAATAAGAGAATTAGTAGAGAAAAAAATAGTTGATGTACTTGGATCAGACAATACATTATAA
- a CDS encoding MFS transporter yields MNENKHKKWMIFAVTSMANLIVSFSVNSLNLALPTLAKEFGVTQNSVSWLALVYSLIPCCALLIFGRTAELYGYKRQFKIGFLFFGAVCVAAPLLSLKLGMLISFRCLQGIGYSIMVSITQAIISRTFDLNERGKALGVNSVFISVGLAAGPTIGGFLLTHFSWHAIFYFNVPLCILGFILTCIVMPDDSKETSENRSMDWFGAILFAMSIGTFSVGLNFSNQLGWKSFLGCMFFSILVLNIFIMHEKHIKSPLMSLQLFKNRTFSMANAACMCSYLVQQLITYLLPFYLINVLSLQSDKSGLIMLSSSIAMMVMSPVGGSMTDKYGTRLPSSVGLIFICVSCLIMSSLKVSSNYVIVIIALIIMGIGNGLSVSSINTAILSSAPRKHAGVASGMLATMRNLGQTLGVASSTIILASRQLVYNKKTHLGVKDIYLLAQRDTYYFGIIILLMALIFIFLLPPSIKGKRLDDDKNLKNQIPV; encoded by the coding sequence ATGAACGAGAATAAGCACAAAAAGTGGATGATATTTGCGGTAACTAGTATGGCCAATCTAATAGTATCATTTTCTGTAAATAGTTTAAATCTTGCACTTCCAACACTTGCAAAAGAATTTGGTGTTACTCAGAATAGTGTTAGCTGGTTAGCTTTAGTATATTCTTTGATACCATGCTGTGCTCTGCTAATTTTTGGACGTACAGCAGAACTTTATGGATACAAGAGGCAATTTAAAATTGGCTTTTTATTTTTTGGAGCAGTATGTGTTGCAGCACCATTACTGTCGCTAAAGTTGGGAATGTTGATTTCTTTCAGATGTTTACAGGGAATCGGATACAGTATTATGGTTTCTATTACTCAGGCAATTATTAGTCGAACTTTTGATTTAAATGAACGTGGAAAAGCTTTAGGGGTGAATTCTGTATTTATTTCTGTAGGATTAGCTGCAGGACCTACTATTGGTGGATTTTTATTGACTCATTTTTCATGGCATGCTATTTTTTATTTTAATGTACCACTTTGCATTTTAGGTTTTATTTTAACTTGTATTGTTATGCCGGATGACAGCAAAGAAACTTCTGAAAACAGGAGTATGGATTGGTTTGGTGCAATTTTATTTGCAATGTCAATAGGTACTTTCTCAGTAGGACTTAATTTTAGTAATCAATTGGGATGGAAATCATTTTTAGGATGTATGTTTTTTAGTATTTTAGTATTAAATATATTTATTATGCATGAAAAACATATAAAATCACCATTAATGTCTTTACAGTTATTTAAAAATAGAACATTTTCTATGGCAAATGCAGCATGCATGTGTTCATATTTAGTTCAACAATTGATTACCTATTTGTTACCATTCTACTTAATAAATGTATTATCACTACAATCAGATAAGTCAGGACTGATCATGTTATCATCTTCGATTGCAATGATGGTAATGTCACCTGTTGGAGGTAGTATGACTGATAAATATGGAACGCGTTTGCCATCTAGTGTGGGATTGATTTTTATTTGTGTTAGTTGTTTAATTATGAGTTCATTAAAAGTATCATCCAATTATGTTATAGTAATTATTGCATTGATTATTATGGGAATTGGAAATGGTTTGAGTGTTTCTTCCATTAATACAGCTATCCTAAGTTCAGCTCCTAGAAAACATGCTGGAGTTGCTTCTGGAATGTTAGCAACTATGCGTAATCTTGGACAGACATTGGGAGTTGCATCTAGTACCATTATTTTAGCGTCTCGTCAATTGGTTTATAATAAAAAGACACATTTAGGGGTGAAAGATATTTATCTACTTGCACAAAGAGATACTTATTATTTTGGAATCATAATTTTGCTAATGGCACTTATTTTTATATTTTTACTTCCTCCCTCCATAAAAGGTAAAAGATTGGATGATGATAAAAATTTGAAAAATCAAATACCAGTTTAG
- a CDS encoding LysR family transcriptional regulator, producing MDTQNLQTFLLLSKLKNFSLTAEKLFIAQSTVTNRIAELEKETEKKLFIRNKKHIELTPEGIVFKNYAKRILELEKIAIQEMNQSNFYKNELRIGSANTVYECHLYSIIHSFISSNKDISVKVILEHSHDLLQMLEDQLLDVVFSYIYYKKFGYQCIPFALDELLLVTSPKNSFFIDGICKNDLLKIDYLMCDLALKETGQFIRSLFPSYYQFHFEIDNSTKLIQYLLDGIGYSFLPKSIVEPYIRSNSLINIPLIDFDAPQIKSYIIFKTNNDNIKEFLSMCSSKQLLEDF from the coding sequence ATGGACACACAAAATTTACAAACTTTTCTTCTACTGTCAAAATTAAAAAACTTTTCACTTACAGCTGAAAAATTATTTATAGCACAATCAACTGTCACAAATCGTATTGCCGAATTGGAAAAAGAAACAGAAAAAAAATTATTCATACGAAATAAGAAACATATAGAGCTAACTCCTGAAGGTATTGTATTTAAAAATTATGCAAAGCGAATTTTAGAATTAGAAAAGATTGCTATACAAGAAATGAATCAATCAAATTTTTATAAAAATGAACTTAGGATTGGTAGTGCTAACACTGTTTATGAATGTCATTTATATTCTATTATCCATTCTTTTATATCCTCTAATAAAGATATATCTGTTAAAGTAATACTTGAGCATTCACATGACTTGCTTCAGATGTTAGAAGATCAGCTATTAGATGTTGTTTTTTCCTATATATATTATAAGAAGTTTGGATATCAGTGTATTCCTTTTGCTTTAGATGAACTTCTTCTTGTTACCAGCCCTAAAAATAGCTTCTTCATAGATGGTATCTGTAAAAATGACCTATTAAAAATAGATTATCTTATGTGTGACCTTGCACTAAAAGAAACTGGACAATTTATACGTTCATTATTTCCTTCTTATTATCAGTTTCACTTTGAAATTGACAACAGTACAAAACTTATACAATATTTACTTGATGGCATTGGTTATAGTTTTCTTCCCAAAAGCATTGTGGAACCTTATATAAGAAGCAATTCACTAATAAACATACCATTAATTGATTTTGATGCACCTCAAATCAAAAGTTATATTATTTTTAAGACTAATAATGATAATATAAAAGAATTTTTATCAATGTGTTCTTCTAAGCAATTGTTGGAAGATTTTTAG
- a CDS encoding SDR family NAD(P)-dependent oxidoreductase codes for MFELSGKVAIVTGAGSPKGIGRIIALTLAKQGAAVVIADLNAAGVEDTVKIVKEAGGKALGIALDVTSKESNEAMVEKVLAEYGRIDILVNNAGISQKVTVEDMTLDDMKRIFNVNVFGLFLCTQAVMKVMKKQKYGRIINLSSVSGKRGGGIFGGAHYSASKAAVLGFSKNLAREVALDGITVNSVAPGLINTEIWKSLPKEQANGIIANIPIGRPGETEEIAATVAFLASEEASYITGEDIDINGGQHMD; via the coding sequence ATGTTTGAATTAAGCGGAAAAGTAGCAATAGTAACGGGAGCCGGTTCACCAAAAGGAATAGGACGTATTATAGCACTGACACTTGCAAAGCAAGGAGCTGCAGTTGTTATAGCAGATTTGAATGCTGCAGGAGTAGAGGATACTGTAAAAATTGTTAAGGAAGCTGGTGGAAAAGCATTAGGTATAGCATTAGATGTTACAAGTAAGGAATCAAATGAAGCTATGGTGGAAAAAGTGCTTGCAGAGTATGGAAGAATAGATATTCTTGTAAATAATGCAGGTATTTCACAGAAAGTTACTGTTGAAGATATGACTTTGGATGACATGAAAAGGATATTCAATGTAAACGTGTTCGGGTTATTCTTGTGCACTCAAGCTGTAATGAAAGTAATGAAAAAACAGAAATATGGTAGAATAATAAATCTTTCTTCAGTATCAGGCAAAAGAGGCGGCGGAATATTTGGTGGAGCACACTATTCAGCATCAAAGGCTGCAGTATTAGGATTTTCCAAAAACCTTGCTCGTGAAGTAGCACTTGATGGAATAACAGTAAACAGTGTAGCACCAGGACTTATTAATACAGAGATATGGAAATCGCTTCCGAAGGAACAAGCTAATGGGATTATCGCAAATATACCTATAGGAAGACCAGGAGAAACTGAAGAAATTGCAGCAACAGTTGCTTTCCTTGCTTCAGAAGAAGCTTCATATATAACAGGCGAGGATATAGACATCAATGGTGGACAACACATGGATTAA
- a CDS encoding transketolase has protein sequence MKNLSVEELKQKAIELRKTALTMIYEAESGHPGGSLSSADIVSALYFKEMNIDPKNPNWEDRDRFILSKGHVCPIQYAALALKEFFPYETIHTLRQYGSILQGHPNMNKCPGIDISTGSLGQGLSVGVGMAIASKRDEKDYRVFVIVGDGESQEGQIWEAVETAVKYQLDNLVVFIDDNGLQCDGACKDIMPNQDIEKKFNAFGFETRRINGHSMEEIVETLDYIREAKNGKPKCIVMNTVKGKGVSFMENVASWHGVAPNDEEYKQAMKELEGGLK, from the coding sequence ATGAAGAATTTAAGTGTTGAAGAATTAAAACAAAAAGCTATTGAACTCAGAAAAACAGCTCTTACTATGATTTATGAAGCAGAATCTGGCCATCCAGGTGGATCATTATCTTCAGCAGATATAGTATCAGCACTTTATTTTAAAGAAATGAATATTGATCCTAAAAATCCTAATTGGGAAGATCGTGACAGATTTATTTTATCTAAAGGTCATGTTTGCCCAATTCAGTACGCTGCATTAGCATTGAAGGAGTTTTTTCCATATGAAACTATACATACATTAAGACAATATGGATCAATCCTTCAAGGACATCCAAATATGAATAAATGTCCAGGGATAGATATATCTACTGGTTCTTTAGGACAAGGACTTTCTGTAGGAGTGGGTATGGCAATTGCTAGCAAACGAGATGAGAAAGATTATAGAGTCTTTGTTATAGTAGGAGATGGAGAAAGCCAGGAAGGACAGATATGGGAAGCAGTTGAAACTGCAGTTAAATATCAATTAGATAATTTAGTTGTATTTATTGATGATAATGGACTTCAATGTGATGGTGCTTGCAAAGATATTATGCCAAATCAAGATATAGAAAAGAAATTTAATGCATTTGGTTTTGAAACAAGAAGAATTAATGGACATTCTATGGAAGAGATAGTTGAAACTTTAGATTATATAAGAGAAGCAAAGAATGGAAAACCTAAATGTATTGTGATGAATACTGTAAAGGGAAAAGGAGTATCATTTATGGAAAATGTAGCTTCATGGCATGGAGTTGCTCCTAATGATGAAGAGTACAAACAAGCTATGAAAGAATTAGAAGGAGGTTTAAAATAA